The Neobacillus sp. OS1-2 genome includes a window with the following:
- a CDS encoding RNA polymerase sigma factor: MVNKIDFSEVYRMYYKRLFHISFSITRDLHLAEDVVQETFIKAMKKVETIEEEKKMGAWLSVIATRTAIDYVRSERKKPATLMEEDMLECLGKEMMQNVEEEVELASFQEQVNAAIATLTTEYQAVLNLKLLHGLKEYEIASILDIKPSTVKTRIYRARKQLKLLFLKQLTA; the protein is encoded by the coding sequence ATGGTGAATAAGATTGATTTTTCAGAGGTATATAGAATGTACTATAAACGTCTTTTTCATATAAGCTTTTCTATCACTAGGGATTTGCATCTAGCAGAGGATGTCGTTCAGGAAACGTTTATTAAAGCGATGAAAAAGGTTGAAACAATCGAAGAAGAAAAGAAGATGGGTGCCTGGTTATCCGTCATTGCTACCAGAACGGCGATTGATTATGTCCGAAGCGAACGGAAAAAGCCTGCAACCTTGATGGAAGAGGATATGCTTGAATGCTTGGGAAAGGAAATGATGCAAAACGTCGAGGAGGAAGTGGAACTAGCGAGTTTTCAGGAGCAAGTGAATGCCGCTATTGCAACGCTCACCACCGAATACCAAGCGGTGCTTAATCTTAAGCTTTTGCATGGTTTAAAGGAGTATGAAATTGCCAGCATCCTCGATATCAAGCCAAGCACGGTGAAAACGAGAATCTACCGAGCAAGAAAACAACTAAAATTACTGTTTCTCAAACAGCTAACGGCTTAA